In one window of Brassica rapa cultivar Chiifu-401-42 chromosome A07, CAAS_Brap_v3.01, whole genome shotgun sequence DNA:
- the LOC108869092 gene encoding very-long-chain aldehyde decarbonylase GL1-9, whose product MVVWEGYVSDETMGTIAPIIVYWVYAGVNQFLSPSLDKFRLHTLDEENGKNVIPIITVVKGVLLQQLLQILITQLGFFITSYTEETSRPTVQPSVPIQILQILIAMFIFDTCQYFVHRYMHHNKFLYRHVHSHHHRLVVPYAVGALYNHPVEVISDMLGGAAAFFGSGMTPRTSVWLFCLITVKAVDDHSGLRLPGNLFHVLFKNNGAYHDVHHQVNGVKYNYSQPFFTFWDRVMGTYMPYNVMKRPGGGFEVRMMKKRS is encoded by the exons ATGGTGGTGTGGGAAGGGTACGTGAGTGATGAGACGATGGGCACTATAGCTCCCATTATTGTCTATTGGGTTTACGCTGGAGTTAACCAGTTTCTTAGCCCTTCTTTAGATAAGTTCCGGCTTCACACCCTTGATGAAGAGAATGGAAAAAACGTAATACCGATCATCACAGTGGTCAAAGGAGTCTTGCTTCAACAGCTTCTCCAGATCTTAATTACCCAACTTGGATTCTTT ATTACTTCCTATACAGAGGAAACCTCAAGGCCAACGGTCCAACCCTCAGTACCAATCCAGATCCTTCAGATATTAATAGCCATGTTCATATTCGACACATGTCAGTACTTCGTCCACCGTTACATGCACCACAACAAGTTCCTCTACCGCCACGTCCACTCGCACCACCACCGCCTCGTGGTCCCTTACGCGGTCGGGGCTCTCTACAACCACCCGGTGGAAGTCATATCCGACATGCTCGGCGGAGCCGCTGCGTTCTTCGGGTCAGGGATGACGCCGAGAACTAGCGTTTGGCTCTTCTGCCTCATCACCGTCAAGGCCGTAGATGATCACAGCGGTCTACGGCTTCCGGGGAACTTGTTCCACGTTCTGTTCAAGAATAACGGCGCTTATCACGACGTTCACCAccaggttaacggcgttaagtaTAACTACTCGCAGCCGTTTTTCACGTTCTGGGACAGAGTTATGGGGACTTACATGCCGTATAACGTCATGAAACGGCCCGGAGGAGGGTTCGAGGTTAGGATGATGAAGAAACGTTCATAA
- the LOC103831690 gene encoding uncharacterized aarF domain-containing protein kinase At1g71810, chloroplastic yields MILLPAPPIASFPANPTLLLTSPPYWPRRRDNSAVVSAASRDVDSFTSKSGYLFNLSADEADSLSEYNFPRIDAMYKKKPLILLRRLAQIGTTFGFWFGLRLADEALDRSEQMFKVRAAELRKLLVELGPAYVKIAQAVSSRPDLIPPIYLDELSLLQDQITPFSTEVAFSMIEDELGLPIDELFSEISPEPVAAASLGQVYQARLRRSGEVVAVKVQRPGVRAAIALDTLILRYLAGLIKKAGRFNSDLQAVVDEWATSLFKEMDYLKEAQNGIKFRKLYGSIKDVLVPKMYTEYSTSKVLVMEWVEGQKLAEVNDLYLVEVGVYCSFNQLLEYGFYHADPHPGNFLRTYDGQLAYLDFGMMGDFRPELRDGFMEACLHLVNRDFKSLAKDFVTLGLLPPTAEKGAVTKALTDVFQDAIARGVRNISFGDLSGDLGKTMYQFKFRIPPYFSLVIRSLAVLEGIAIGINPNYKVLGSTYPWIARKILTDSSPQLKSSLQSLLYEDGVFRIDRLESLVTESLRTETALVQKPVEGADSKIVMKQILAFTFTEQGSFVREILLREFAKGLDAYGLATLDSFTSTTMPFSSSRPFNSLTEEDMINLRTFYRLISLFSGVRGAETQVKAISKGGEALTPLEEASLVMYQLPSAEEMLPILSILPELPQESQQRLLQLPGDLVGRLVSRAFARTIRRMFL; encoded by the exons ATGATTCTGCTCCCTGCTCCTCCAATCGCCTCATTTCCCGCCAATCCCACTCTACTGCTAACTTCGCCACCGTATTGGCCTCGGCGAAGAGACAACTCCGCCGTCGTCTCCGCTGCTTCTAGAGATGTAGATAGCTTCACGAGTAAATCCGGTTATCTGTTCAACCTCAGCGCCGATGAGGCCGATTCTTTGTCGGAGTACAATTTTCCGAGGATCGATGCGATGTATAAGAAGAAGCCTCTGATTCTGCTGCGCCGGTTGGCTCAGATTGGGACTACGTTTGGTTTCTGGTTTGGGCTTCGCTTGGCCGATGAGGCTCTCGATCGCTCTGAGCAAATGTTCAAG GTACGAGCGGCGGAGCTTAGGAAGTTACTGGTGGAGCTAGGTCCG GCGTATGTAAAAATAGCTCAGGCCGTCTCATCTCGTCCT GATTTGATACCGCCTATATACTTGGATGAACTCTCCCTGCTACAAGATCAAATAACTCCGTTTTCAACCGAAGTTGCTTTCAGTATGATTGAGGATGAACTTGGTCTTCCTATAGATGAGCTTTTCTCTGAGATTTCTCCAGAGCCTGTAGCTGCAGCCTCCCTTGGACAG GTATATCAAGCTAGGCTCCGTAGAAGTGGAGAGGTTGTTGCTGTTAAAGTGCAGCGTCCTGGTGTACGAGCTGCTATTGCTTTGGACACACTAATTCTGCGATACTTAGCGGGTTTGATTAAAAAGGCTGGGAGATTCAACTCAGATCTCCAG GCAGTTGTTGATGAATGGGCAACAAGTCTTTTTAAG GAGATGGATTACTTGAAAGAAGCCCAAAACGGAATAAAATTTAG GAAGTTGTATGGTAGCATCAAGGATGTCTTGGTTCCAAAGATGTACACAGAGTACAGTACCAGCAAAGTTCTTGTAATGGAGTGGGTGGAG GGTCAGAAGCTTGCTGAAGTTAATGATCTTTATTTAGTTGAGGTTGGCGTATACTGTTCGTTTAATCAACTTCTGGAGTATGGTTTTTATCATGCCGATCCCCACCCTGGGAATTTTCTTCGCACATACGATGGTCAACTTGCATACTTAG ATTTTGGTATGATGGGGGACTTTAGgccagaactacgagatggatTCATGGAAGCATGTCTTCATCTCGTTAATCGTGACTTCAAATCGCTGGCTAAAGACTTTGTAACTCTGGG GCTTCTTCCACCGACAGCTGAGAAGGGCGCTGTGACAAAGGCTTTAACAG ACGTTTTTCAAGATGCAATTGCCAGAGGGGTTCGCAATATAAGCTTTGGTGACCTGTCTGGCGACTTAGGAAAAACTAT GTACCAATTCAAGTTCAGAATACCGCCCTATTTTTCTCTCGTTATCCGCAG CCTTGCTGTTTTGGAGGGCATTGCCATTGGTATTAACCCAAACTACAAGGTATTGGGTAGTACATACCCTTGGATTGCTAGGAAAATCCTAACTGACAGCTCTCCCCAGCTGAAAAGTTCTCTTCAGTCTCTTTTGTACGAG GATGGTGTTTTCCGAATTGATCGTCTTGAGTCTTTGGTTACCGAG TCTCTTAGAACAGAGACAGCATTGGTTCAGAAACCGGTGGAAGGCGCTGACTCTAAGATCGTCATGAAGCAAATACTTGCTTTTACTTTCACGGAACAG GGTTCTTTTGTAAGAGAAATCCTTCTTCGAGAATTCGCTAAG GGTCTTGATGCATATGGATTGGCGACTTTGGACTCTTTCACATCTACGACGATGCCATTTTCTAGTTCAAGGCCATTCAACTCCTTGACAGAAGAAGATATGATAAACCTAAGAACGTTCTATCGACTCATCTCGTTGTTCTCAGGGGTGCGGGGTGCTGAAACG CAAGTAAAAGCGATTAGTAAAGGTGGCGAGGCACTCACGCCTCTAGAAGAAGCATCACTAGTCATGTATCAGCTTCCATCAGCTGAAGAGATGCTCCCGATTCTCTCCATCTTACCCGAG CTTCCGCAAGAGTCGCAACAGCGGTTGCTTCAGTTGCCAGGTGACTTAGTTGGAAGATTGGTGTCTCGAGCTTTCGCTAGAACCATTCGTCGGATGTTTCTTTGA
- the LOC103831688 gene encoding probable F-actin-capping protein subunit beta, protein MEAALGLLRRMPPKQSETALSALLSLLPQHSSDLLSQVDLPLQVLRDAESRKDFILCEYNRDADSYRSPWSNKYHPPLEDALYPSSELRKLEVEANDIFAIYRDQYYEGGISSVYMWEDDNEGFVACFLIKKDGSKSGHGRRGCLEEGAWDAIHVIQVGPEEEEMAQYCLTSTIMLSLTTDDEPSGKFGLSGSIRRQMKMELAVAEGHLCNMGRMIEELEGKLRNSLDQVYFGKTREMVCTLRPPAEIVQMRLPDS, encoded by the exons ATGGAAGCAGCTTTGGGGCTTCTCAGAAGAATGCCGCCGAAGCAATCGGAGACAGCTCTATCAGCACTACTCAGCCTCTTGCCTCAACATTCTTCCGATCTCCTCTCTCAAGTCGATCTCCCTCTCCAG GTGTTACGTGATGCTGAAAGTAGGAAAGATTTCATCTTGTGTGAGTACAATAGAGATGCAGATTCCTacag ATCACCGTGGTCAAATAAGTATCATCCTCCGCTAGAGGATGCTCTTTACCCATCTTCAGAGTTAAGAAAGCTCGAAGTTGAAGCCAACGACATCTTTGCTATCTATCGTGACCA GTATTATGAAGGAGGTATATCTTCAGTCTACATGTGGGAGGATGATAATGAAGGCTTTGTGGCATGTTTCCTTATCAAGAAAG ATGGGTCAAAGTCGGGACATGGTCGGAGAGGATGCCTGGAAGAAGGAGCTTGGGATGCCATACATGTTATTCAG GTTGGTCCAGAGGAGGAGGAAATGGCACAGTACTGCTTAACAAGTACTATTATGCTCTCTCTGACCACCGATGACGAACCCTCTGGCAAATTCGGCTTATCCGGATCAATTAGAAGACAA ATGAAAATGGAGCTCGCTGTAGCAGAGGGGCATTTGTGCAATATGGGGAGAATGATTGAAGAATTGGAAGGCAAACTGAGAAACTCACTTGATCAG GTTTACTTTGGGAAGACAAGAGAGATGGTTTGCACGCTGCGTCCACCTGCTGAGATCGTACAGATGAGACTACCCGACTCCTGA
- the LOC103831687 gene encoding uncharacterized protein LOC103831687: MSIGAMQEIEETAPLLDDSQPNGESRSQSATTKVPEVEIHLYRSEKGPIDVFKSNLGGWEQDQLEVRAILEKYGLKSIFAFNVDKGRGVPIRFQRNGRSVLTYRDGATVYIDGEPQDSMVQPITRIILGVVFATALITFLMKDPPAWIKNNISIGNFPPWVLACIVIVFTRARKRTRDFFRKCGW, from the exons ATGTCAATAGGAGCGATGCAGGAGATCGAAGAGACTGCTCCGTTGCTCGACGATTCTCAACCCAACGGCGAATCGAGATCGCAATCTGCGACGACGAAGGTGCCGGAGGTGGAGATCCATCTGTATCGATCCGAGAAAGGACCGATCGACGTGTTCAAATCGAATCTCGGAGGTTGGGAGCAGGATCAGCTCGAGGTTCGAGCTATTCTCGAGAAATACGGATTGAAATCAATCTTCGCTTTCAACGTCGACAAAGGTCGAGGCGTCCCGATCCGATTTCAAAGGAATGGCCGGTCTGTGCTGACGTACAGAGATGGTGCCACCGTTTACATCGACGGCGAACCTCAG GATTCTATGGTCCAACCGATCACAAGAATCATTCTCGGAGTCGTGTTTGCTACGGCGTTAATAACGTTTCTAATGAAGGACCCGCCAGCGTGGATCAAGAACAACATCTCCATTGGGAACTTCCCTCCGTGGGTGCTCGCGTGCATAGTAATAGTATTCACCCGAGCGAGGAAGAGAACCAGAGACTTCTTTAGGAAGTGTGGGTGGTAG